The following proteins come from a genomic window of Mariniflexile sp. TRM1-10:
- a CDS encoding Fe-S cluster domain-containing protein, translated as MSNSVLYSVLLLASLGVIAAIVLYVVSKKFYVYEDPLIAKADELLPAANCGGCGSPGCKAFAEKLVKTEDISELFCPVGGNTVMKQVAEILGKEVAEKDPTLAVVLCQGGCDVRPKTTEYQGPRSCTISAMIYSGETDCQYGCLGDGDCVAVCKFDAMYMDENTGLPVVITDKCTSCGACAEACPRDIIEMRPKHKRDLKIFVGCLNEDKAGIAKKACDVACIGCSKCQDICPKDAITMENNLAYIDAIACTLCRKCVDICPTHSIIETNFPPKKVKKVEPTVEAIAESEKPETDD; from the coding sequence ATGTCAAACTCCGTCCTATATAGTGTTTTATTATTAGCTTCTTTAGGAGTCATTGCCGCCATTGTGTTGTATGTGGTTTCTAAAAAATTCTATGTTTATGAGGATCCATTAATTGCAAAGGCTGACGAATTATTACCGGCTGCCAATTGTGGAGGATGTGGATCTCCTGGCTGCAAAGCTTTTGCCGAAAAACTAGTTAAAACAGAAGATATATCTGAATTATTTTGCCCTGTCGGAGGCAACACTGTCATGAAGCAGGTTGCCGAAATTTTAGGTAAAGAAGTTGCAGAAAAAGACCCGACACTCGCTGTGGTCCTTTGCCAGGGTGGCTGTGATGTTCGACCAAAAACCACCGAGTACCAAGGACCGCGTTCCTGTACTATTTCAGCAATGATATATAGTGGAGAAACCGATTGCCAGTATGGCTGTTTAGGCGATGGCGATTGTGTTGCAGTGTGTAAGTTTGATGCCATGTACATGGATGAAAACACAGGGTTGCCTGTTGTTATTACAGATAAATGTACGTCCTGTGGCGCTTGTGCCGAAGCTTGCCCCAGAGATATTATTGAAATGCGTCCTAAGCACAAAAGGGATTTAAAAATATTTGTTGGTTGCCTAAACGAAGATAAAGCTGGCATTGCTAAAAAAGCTTGCGATGTGGCATGTATTGGATGCTCTAAATGCCAAGATATTTGCCCCAAAGATGCCATAACCATGGAAAACAATTTGGCTTATATAGATGCTATTGCCTGCACACTCTGTAGAAAATGTGTCGATATATGTCCAACACACTCTATTATAGAAACCAATTTTCCACCAAAAAAAGTAAAGAAGGTTGAACCTACAGTGGAAGCTATTGCTGAATCTGAAAAACCAGAAACCGATGATTAA
- the rsxC gene encoding electron transport complex subunit RsxC translates to MIKTFPKGGIHPPENKITSSEGIKKMTVPKVVYVPISQHIGIPAEIIVDTKDKVKIGQVIAKSGGYVSSNVHSPVAGTVTKLDKIIDTSGYKKQCIVIRTDPKDTSNFEDIEYPLKTDIEIEPKAILQKINDFGIVGLGGATFPSHVKLNIKEGTIIDHLIINGVECEPYLTADHRLMLEKAEEIIVGIKILLFALHIDKAIIGIENNKKDAIDLFKTLTKDDNTIKVAALQVKYPQGGEKQLVRAILNREVPKNGLPLDVGVIVHNVGTIFAIYQAIQHNKPLTERVVTVTGKKVKNASNYWVKIGTPIKDLVDEVGGLPEGTRKIVNGGPMMGKAIKNLDVPVTKGTSGILIISEDEASRGEPKNCIRCSECINVCPMGLEPHLLMNLSEKGMFENASAEDIMTCIECGSCSYVCPSHRPLLDYIRFGKNSVKKLNTSKN, encoded by the coding sequence ATGATTAAGACATTTCCAAAAGGCGGAATTCATCCTCCAGAAAATAAAATAACATCTTCAGAAGGTATCAAAAAAATGACGGTACCTAAAGTTGTATATGTCCCCATATCGCAACATATAGGGATTCCGGCGGAAATAATCGTTGACACCAAAGACAAGGTGAAAATTGGACAAGTTATAGCAAAATCTGGCGGCTATGTATCTTCCAATGTACATTCACCAGTTGCAGGAACAGTAACAAAACTTGATAAAATAATAGATACAAGTGGTTATAAAAAACAATGTATTGTTATTAGAACAGATCCTAAAGACACATCGAATTTTGAAGATATAGAATATCCTTTAAAAACCGATATTGAAATAGAACCCAAAGCTATTTTACAAAAAATAAATGATTTTGGCATTGTTGGATTAGGTGGCGCCACATTTCCATCCCATGTAAAATTAAATATTAAAGAAGGAACTATCATAGATCATCTTATTATTAATGGTGTAGAATGCGAACCTTATTTAACCGCCGACCATCGTTTAATGCTTGAAAAAGCGGAAGAAATAATAGTCGGTATAAAAATATTGCTCTTTGCATTACATATTGACAAAGCTATTATTGGGATTGAGAATAATAAAAAAGATGCTATCGATCTCTTTAAAACACTCACTAAAGATGATAACACCATTAAAGTAGCAGCGTTACAGGTGAAATACCCACAAGGTGGAGAAAAACAACTTGTAAGAGCCATATTAAACAGGGAAGTTCCTAAAAACGGATTACCACTGGATGTTGGTGTTATCGTGCATAATGTAGGAACCATTTTTGCCATTTATCAAGCTATTCAGCATAATAAACCATTAACCGAACGTGTCGTAACAGTGACTGGTAAAAAAGTTAAAAATGCTTCAAATTACTGGGTTAAAATAGGCACTCCCATTAAGGATTTAGTTGACGAAGTTGGTGGTTTACCCGAAGGCACCCGTAAAATAGTTAATGGTGGTCCGATGATGGGGAAAGCCATTAAAAACCTAGATGTTCCCGTAACAAAAGGAACTTCTGGAATTTTAATTATTTCTGAAGATGAAGCTAGCAGAGGCGAACCAAAAAACTGCATTCGTTGCAGTGAGTGCATTAATGTTTGCCCAATGGGATTAGAACCTCATCTTCTTATGAATTTATCTGAAAAAGGCATGTTTGAAAATGCTTCAGCAGAAGATATCATGACCTGTATTGAGTGTGGTTCTTGTAGTTATGTTTGCCCATCGCATCGTCCGTTGCTAGACTATATAAGATTTGGGAAAAATAGTGTCAAAAAATTAAACACTTCTAAAAATTAG
- a CDS encoding RnfABCDGE type electron transport complex subunit G yields MSKKESTFLNMAMPLLLITLLSGLALGFVNDLTIEPKAKAQLNKKINALKQVLPEFDNNPVEDLKKFKTDLATDSIEVYPAFKSNEFVGAAVISYSEKGFSGLVKIMVGFKPDGSIQNIAVLEQKETPGLGTKMKDKSFLKQFENIDPSAFKLKVKKDNGDVDALTGATISSRAFTEAAQMAYSVYVKNLESTKESKH; encoded by the coding sequence ATGAGCAAAAAAGAATCCACATTTTTAAACATGGCAATGCCGCTTTTATTGATAACACTCCTATCTGGTTTGGCTTTAGGCTTTGTAAACGATTTAACCATAGAGCCAAAGGCAAAAGCCCAGCTAAACAAAAAAATAAACGCATTAAAGCAAGTGCTTCCTGAATTCGACAATAATCCTGTTGAAGATTTAAAAAAATTTAAAACAGACTTAGCTACCGATAGTATTGAAGTGTATCCTGCTTTTAAAAGCAATGAATTTGTTGGAGCGGCCGTTATTAGCTATTCCGAAAAAGGATTTAGTGGCTTGGTAAAGATTATGGTCGGTTTTAAACCCGATGGATCAATTCAAAATATAGCCGTTTTAGAACAAAAGGAAACACCTGGTTTAGGTACTAAAATGAAAGATAAATCATTTTTAAAACAATTTGAAAATATAGATCCTTCAGCATTCAAACTAAAAGTTAAAAAAGACAATGGCGATGTTGACGCCCTAACAGGAGCAACCATTAGCTCCAGAGCATTTACTGAAGCTGCTCAAATGGCATACAGTGTTTATGTTAAAAACCTCGAATCAACTAAAGAATCTAAACATTAA
- a CDS encoding metallophosphoesterase family protein yields MFSSKKRLDNAYKKAKIINFDDASKFILFSDCHRGDNSFADDFANNRNIYFHALKHYYAEGFQYCELGDGDELWENLSFKPIFEAHKNVYMLMRQFHKENKLHMIWGNHDMVYRNPNYVKKHVFTYFDKTLGIDVDLFPGIEYHEGIILKNTTTNQDLFLTHGHQADWWNYLFWKWSRFMVRILWKPLNVMGIADPTSPAKNYSELIKVERRTKKWIIENDNLVTIVGHTHRPRFPEPGDIAFFNDGSCVHPRSITGIEIENGEISLIKWYIDTNDDGVLQIVRLLLEGPRKLIDYKTSP; encoded by the coding sequence ATGTTTTCATCTAAAAAACGGTTAGATAATGCTTATAAAAAAGCTAAAATCATCAACTTTGATGATGCTAGTAAATTTATTTTGTTTAGTGATTGCCACCGAGGTGACAATAGTTTTGCAGACGATTTTGCCAATAACAGAAACATTTATTTTCATGCCTTAAAACATTATTATGCTGAAGGTTTTCAGTATTGTGAACTTGGTGATGGCGATGAACTTTGGGAAAACCTCTCGTTTAAACCCATTTTTGAAGCACATAAAAATGTGTACATGCTCATGCGCCAATTCCACAAAGAGAACAAACTGCACATGATATGGGGAAACCACGATATGGTTTACAGAAACCCAAATTATGTGAAAAAGCATGTATTTACTTATTTTGATAAAACTTTGGGTATTGATGTTGACTTATTCCCTGGGATTGAATACCACGAAGGCATTATTTTAAAAAATACAACGACAAACCAAGACCTGTTTTTAACCCACGGGCATCAAGCCGATTGGTGGAATTATTTATTTTGGAAATGGAGTCGCTTTATGGTTAGAATACTTTGGAAACCGTTGAATGTCATGGGAATTGCGGATCCAACAAGTCCTGCCAAAAACTACAGCGAACTTATAAAAGTAGAACGTCGAACCAAAAAATGGATTATTGAAAACGATAATTTGGTAACTATTGTTGGTCACACGCATCGACCTCGTTTTCCTGAACCTGGAGACATTGCTTTTTTTAACGATGGCAGTTGTGTTCACCCAAGGAGTATTACTGGTATTGAAATTGAAAACGGTGAAATTTCATTAATCAAATGGTATATCGATACCAATGATGATGGCGTCCTTCAAATAGTAAGACTATTGCTTGAAGGCCCAAGGAAATTGATTGACTATAAAACAAGTCCTTAA
- a CDS encoding RnfABCDGE type electron transport complex subunit E codes for MAKELNQKQNFLKGIVKENPIFVMLLGMCPTLGVTSSAYNGLGMGIATLFVLLMSNIVVSLVKSQIPSKVRIPAFIIIIASFVTIVEMILEAFIPFLYEQLGIFIPLIVVNCLILGRAEAFASKNNLTASIFDALGMGLGFVLALTVLGAVREILGSGSLFGLSFVPENANTFILFILPPGAFIALSYLTVLFNRLTTKTI; via the coding sequence ATGGCCAAAGAACTCAATCAAAAGCAAAATTTCTTAAAGGGAATCGTTAAAGAAAACCCCATTTTTGTAATGCTCCTAGGTATGTGCCCAACATTAGGGGTTACCTCATCCGCATATAATGGCTTAGGTATGGGAATTGCCACCTTGTTTGTATTATTAATGTCCAACATCGTGGTATCTCTAGTTAAATCCCAAATACCAAGTAAGGTTCGTATTCCTGCCTTCATCATCATAATAGCGTCATTTGTAACTATTGTAGAAATGATTTTAGAAGCTTTTATTCCGTTTTTATACGAACAACTGGGCATTTTTATTCCCTTGATTGTAGTAAACTGTTTAATACTTGGTCGAGCTGAAGCGTTTGCTTCAAAAAACAACCTGACCGCTTCAATCTTTGACGCTTTAGGAATGGGTTTGGGCTTTGTATTGGCTTTAACCGTTTTAGGTGCTGTTCGCGAAATACTGGGAAGTGGTAGCTTATTTGGTTTATCATTTGTTCCTGAAAATGCAAATACCTTCATTCTGTTCATTTTACCACCGGGGGCATTTATTGCTCTGTCTTATTTAACGGTACTTTTTAATCGTTTAACAACTAAAACAATTTAG
- a CDS encoding 4Fe-4S binding protein codes for MAIIITDECINCDACIVECPNNAIYEPGQEWAYADETALSGTETSPTGEQIDADKMNEPISDEFYFIVPGKCTECKGFHDEPQCASVCPVDCCVPDENHIESEDALLEKKAWLHAE; via the coding sequence ATGGCAATTATTATAACAGATGAATGTATTAATTGTGATGCTTGTATCGTGGAGTGTCCAAATAATGCAATTTATGAGCCTGGTCAAGAATGGGCTTATGCAGACGAAACAGCTTTAAGCGGGACTGAAACTTCACCTACTGGAGAACAAATAGATGCCGATAAAATGAATGAACCCATATCTGATGAGTTTTATTTCATTGTACCAGGTAAGTGTACCGAATGTAAAGGGTTTCACGACGAACCACAATGCGCTTCGGTATGCCCTGTCGATTGTTGCGTTCCAGATGAAAACCATATTGAATCAGAAGATGCTTTACTAGAAAAGAAAGCGTGGTTACACGCAGAATAG
- a CDS encoding 2Fe-2S iron-sulfur cluster-binding family protein produces MDIKINITDRAGVTHEVLAPTDMAMNLMEVVRSYELAPEGTIGICGGMAMCASCQCYVLSNTALPEMSDDEEAMLSEAFDVRENSRLGCQIQMTPDMNGLEVELAPES; encoded by the coding sequence ATGGATATTAAAATAAACATAACAGATAGAGCAGGTGTAACACACGAAGTTTTGGCACCTACGGATATGGCGATGAATTTAATGGAAGTTGTTCGTTCTTACGAATTGGCTCCAGAGGGAACTATCGGTATTTGTGGCGGTATGGCTATGTGTGCTTCTTGCCAGTGTTATGTATTGAGCAATACGGCTTTGCCAGAAATGAGCGATGACGAAGAAGCCATGCTTTCTGAAGCTTTTGATGTAAGGGAAAATAGTCGTCTAGGATGTCAAATTCAAATGACTCCCGATATGAATGGTCTTGAGGTAGAATTAGCTCCAGAGAGTTAA
- a CDS encoding electron transport complex protein RnfA has protein sequence MDYVIILIAAVFVNNIVLSQFLGICPFLGVSNKVSTSIGMSGAVLFVMTIATTVTYLLHQYVLIPSGLDYLRTITFILVIAALVQMVEIILKKVSPALYQALGVFLPLITTNCAVLGVAILALGLENSSLIKAVFFAISNSLGFGLALIVFASIREQLELANIPKGMKGVPINLLVAGLLSLAFLGFTALV, from the coding sequence ATGGATTATGTAATTATACTCATAGCTGCCGTATTTGTAAACAATATCGTGCTATCTCAATTTTTAGGGATCTGTCCGTTTTTGGGTGTTTCAAATAAAGTTTCCACATCTATTGGAATGTCTGGAGCCGTTTTATTTGTAATGACGATTGCCACAACAGTAACTTACTTATTACATCAATATGTTTTAATCCCTAGCGGATTGGACTACCTAAGAACCATCACATTTATTTTAGTCATTGCTGCTTTGGTTCAAATGGTTGAAATTATTTTGAAAAAAGTAAGTCCGGCATTATATCAAGCTTTAGGGGTTTTTCTTCCTTTAATAACCACTAACTGTGCCGTTTTAGGTGTTGCCATTTTAGCACTGGGTTTAGAAAATAGCAGTTTAATAAAGGCGGTGTTTTTTGCCATATCAAACTCACTGGGTTTTGGTTTGGCTTTAATAGTTTTTGCTAGCATACGGGAGCAATTAGAACTTGCCAACATTCCCAAAGGCATGAAAGGCGTCCCCATTAATTTATTAGTTGCAGGACTTTTATCACTAGCGTTTTTAGGATTTACTGCTTTGGTTTAA
- a CDS encoding SoxR reducing system RseC family protein has product MNAQTNNNQFIHSGIISKITGDSVIVSLEQNIHCESCKAKAGCGISESSTKEIEVFNTSDSFKINEIVNIVLKKALGFKAVFWAYIFPFILMFCTLIISSYFLEEWIAGILSILVLLPYYLVLYYFKNALKSVFKISILKT; this is encoded by the coding sequence ATGAACGCTCAAACTAATAATAATCAATTTATACATTCTGGTATCATCTCAAAGATAACTGGCGATTCTGTTATTGTATCCTTAGAACAAAATATACATTGCGAATCGTGTAAAGCTAAGGCAGGATGTGGCATTTCAGAATCCAGCACAAAAGAGATAGAGGTATTTAATACATCCGACTCTTTTAAAATCAATGAAATTGTCAATATTGTTTTAAAAAAAGCATTGGGTTTTAAAGCAGTCTTTTGGGCATATATCTTCCCATTTATTTTAATGTTTTGCACCCTTATCATTTCATCTTACTTTTTAGAAGAGTGGATAGCAGGAATCCTTTCCATCCTTGTGTTACTACCCTATTATCTGGTACTCTATTATTTTAAAAACGCTCTTAAAAGTGTTTTTAAAATTTCAATACTAAAAACATAA
- a CDS encoding 2-oxoacid:ferredoxin oxidoreductase subunit beta gives METIAVEKYTFKDFVSNQEVRWCLGCDDYVILRSMQKALPEMGVKKEDVVFISGIGCSSRFPYYMDTYGMHGIHGRAPAIASGVKLANPNLSVWVITGDGDSMAIGGNHFIHVLRRNIDLNIILFNNEIYGLTKGQFSPTSLVGQKTKSSPYGNTQPPFQPGELAIGAQARFFARIGGNTPKEMTDIFIQAEKFNGTSLIEVLQNCVIFNDGCYTQFTDKDIREDKQLFVEHGKPMVFGKNRDKGLVLNGLKLEVVTIGENGIEEADILVHNAKEQDPTMHQMLVRLKFPLVTGIIRSFDDVTLEEREDALTKAVKSNSKFKKTDDLFFSGEIYEVK, from the coding sequence ATGGAAACAATAGCCGTTGAAAAATACACGTTTAAGGATTTTGTAAGCAATCAAGAAGTGCGTTGGTGCCTCGGTTGCGACGATTATGTTATTTTACGTTCTATGCAAAAGGCACTTCCGGAAATGGGTGTAAAGAAAGAAGATGTCGTCTTTATTTCTGGTATAGGGTGTTCCTCAAGATTTCCGTATTATATGGATACATACGGCATGCATGGAATTCACGGTAGAGCACCAGCCATAGCATCGGGAGTTAAGTTGGCAAATCCAAATTTAAGTGTTTGGGTCATTACTGGCGATGGTGATTCTATGGCGATAGGAGGGAATCATTTTATTCATGTTTTACGTAGAAATATAGACTTAAATATTATTCTGTTCAATAATGAAATTTACGGTTTAACCAAAGGACAGTTTTCACCAACCTCTCTTGTTGGTCAAAAAACAAAATCATCACCTTACGGAAATACGCAACCTCCTTTCCAACCAGGGGAATTAGCCATAGGCGCCCAAGCTCGGTTTTTTGCAAGGATAGGAGGGAATACTCCAAAAGAAATGACCGATATTTTTATTCAAGCTGAAAAATTTAACGGCACATCACTAATTGAAGTATTACAAAATTGTGTGATTTTTAATGATGGTTGCTATACCCAGTTTACCGATAAAGACATTCGGGAGGATAAACAGTTGTTTGTTGAACACGGAAAGCCTATGGTTTTTGGTAAAAATAGAGATAAAGGTCTGGTGTTAAATGGATTAAAATTGGAAGTTGTAACTATAGGGGAAAATGGTATTGAAGAAGCCGATATCTTAGTCCATAATGCAAAAGAACAAGACCCAACCATGCATCAAATGTTAGTACGATTAAAATTTCCGTTAGTAACAGGTATCATAAGAAGTTTTGATGATGTTACTTTAGAAGAAAGAGAAGACGCTTTAACTAAAGCAGTCAAATCCAATTCAAAATTCAAAAAAACCGATGACCTTTTCTTTTCAGGTGAAATTTATGAGGTGAAATAA
- a CDS encoding RnfABCDGE type electron transport complex subunit D — translation MSNQPIIVSASPHVHSDRTSKKLMYDVIIALIPAFLVSIYVFGMSALIVTSVAITSCVLFEYLIQKYLLKSDVTITDGSALLTGILLAFNLPSNLPIWMVVVGALVAIGIAKLSFGGLGFNIFNPALVGRVFLLVSFPVQMTMWPTAIENNTTLVDAVTGATSLGTIKEGLLAGDTMTEISTRIPSAIDMLFGFTGGSLGEMSALVLLLGGVYLIIRKVISWHIPITLILTMVVFTGVFWVINPEHYANPVIHILSGGAILGAFFMATDLVTSPMTKKGMVIFAIGIGVLTVLIRLFGAYPEGISFAILIMNAFVPLMNKYFKPRRFGSKIKVKIV, via the coding sequence ATGAGCAATCAACCTATAATCGTATCGGCGTCTCCACATGTTCATTCAGACAGAACATCAAAAAAACTTATGTATGATGTGATAATCGCATTAATACCTGCTTTTTTGGTTTCTATATATGTTTTTGGAATGAGTGCTTTAATTGTTACTTCGGTAGCTATTACATCCTGTGTATTATTTGAATACTTAATTCAAAAATACCTATTGAAATCGGATGTAACCATAACCGATGGATCGGCCTTACTCACCGGTATTTTATTAGCATTTAATTTACCTTCAAACCTACCCATTTGGATGGTTGTTGTTGGTGCATTAGTTGCCATTGGTATTGCAAAATTATCCTTTGGTGGCTTAGGCTTTAATATATTCAACCCTGCTTTGGTAGGTCGTGTGTTTTTATTGGTATCATTCCCTGTACAAATGACGATGTGGCCAACTGCGATTGAAAACAACACAACATTAGTTGATGCCGTTACTGGAGCGACCTCTTTAGGCACTATAAAAGAAGGCCTATTGGCTGGTGATACCATGACCGAAATCAGCACAAGAATTCCTTCTGCCATAGATATGTTATTTGGTTTTACAGGAGGTTCTCTTGGCGAAATGTCCGCCCTGGTATTATTACTCGGAGGTGTTTATTTAATAATAAGAAAAGTTATTTCTTGGCACATACCTATAACCCTGATACTTACCATGGTGGTTTTTACAGGTGTTTTTTGGGTAATAAACCCAGAACACTATGCCAACCCTGTCATTCATATTTTATCTGGTGGAGCTATTTTGGGTGCCTTTTTTATGGCAACCGATTTAGTGACGAGCCCTATGACCAAAAAAGGCATGGTAATTTTTGCTATTGGTATTGGAGTGCTAACCGTTTTAATTCGGCTTTTCGGAGCATATCCTGAGGGTATTTCCTTTGCTATTTTAATTATGAACGCCTTTGTACCATTAATGAACAAATATTTTAAACCTCGAAGATTTGGTTCTAAGATAAAAGTTAAAATCGTGTAA